The Thermobifida halotolerans sequence GTCGCGCTGCACGACCTGCTGGCCAAGGTCCGCGAGGACGGCAGTCCGCTGCCCGACGACTCCCTCCAGCCGTCGCAGTACATCCTGCCCCCGCCCGACGCGAGCATGGACGAGGTGCGCGCCATGCTGGGCGACGAGGGGCTGATCCCCGAGAGCCTCTAGCCGCTCTCCCCGGTCCGGACGGGGCCGCCGCGACGTCGGCGGCCCCGTGTTTCTTTCCCGCCCCTGCGGTCAGTGTCCGTCCGCGGGGCCTCCGGCCGGGTCGCGCGCCCGGCCCGCCCCGAACAGGCGGAAGGCGGTGTGTCGTGGCACGTGACAGGTTCATACCCGACCGGGGGCTGACCACCCGGATGGCGGTGACGATGACCCTGCTGGGCGTCGTCTACGTGGCCTTCGTCATAGCGCTGGTCTGGGTGGGCATGCCGTGGTGGCTGGTCATCCTCGTCGTGGCGGGCTTCGCGGTCGTCCAGTACTTCGCCTCCGACCGGATCGCCATGGTCGCGATGGGCGCCCACGAGGTCACCCCGCGCCAGGAGCCCGAGCTGCACGCGATCGTGGACCGGCTGTGCGCCATGGCCGACATGCCCAAACCCCGGGTGGCCGTCGCGCGCACCGACGTCCCCAACGCCTTCGCCACCGGACACAGCAGGAAGAGCACGGTGGTGTGCGTCACCACCGGACTGCGCCGCCGGTTGGACAACGTCGAGCTGGAGGCGGTCATCGCGCACGAGCTGTCCCACGTGGCGCACCGCGACGTGACCGTGATGACCATCGCCGGGTTCCTCGGCATCGTCGCGGGCTTCCTCGTCCAGGCGGGAGTGCGCTTCGCCTTCATCGCCGGGGGCGGGCGCGGCCGCGAGGGCGGCCCCGCCCCCGCGGTGGTCGCACTGCTGGTGGTCGCGGTCAGCGCCGTCGTGTGGGTGCTCAGCTTCCTGCTGACCCGCATGCTCTCCCGCTACCGGGAACTGTCCGCCGACCGCGCCGCGGCCCACCTGACGGCCCGGCCCTCGGCGCTGGGCAGCGCGCTGACCAAGATCACCGGGGACATGGCCCGCATCCCCACCCGGGACCTGCGCCAGGTCGAACCGTTCAACGCCTTCTTCTTCACCCCCGCCCTCTCCGGGGAGGGGTTCAGCCTCAGTTCGCTGCTGTCCACCCACCCCCCGGTCGAGCAGCGCCTCTCCCAACTCGCCGAGATCTCCCGCCGCCTCGGCAGGGAGGGCTGACCGCAGTTGCCGTCCCCGAACCGACCGAGGAAGGAGCACACCGTGGGCTTCCTCCGCGCGCTGCTGGGCCGCAGCAGGCCCCGCAGACCCAATCTGGACCAGCTCTTCGCCCTGCCGTCGGCGACCGTGACACTGCGGGCGGTCGCGGGCCTCACCCCCACCGGAGCCGCGTCGGTGGCCTTCCGCGCCGCCGAGGGGCAGGCGTTCGCCGCGCTCCAACAGGAGATCACCGACCTGCTCAACGCCGACGAGGGCCCCGAGGTCGAGGCGGCGCGCGACGAGTACGGCTACACCTGGCTGGTGGTGCGCGCCCATTCCGCCGACGACCTCACCGGACTGGTCACCGACCTGCACGCGGTCAATTCCAGTCTGGAGAGCGCCGGGTTCGGGCCGTCGCTGCTGTGCTCCCTGGTGGTCTTCGCCGACCCCGGCGGACGCCGGGTCGCCCTGGTCTACCTGTACAAGCGAGGCACGTTCTACCCGTTCGCGCCGCAGGGCGCGCACAGCCGGAACAACGCCCTGGAACTCCAGGTCAGCGCCGCGCTCGGTGACGAGCTGGCCATGGAGCCGGACAAGAGCCGCTGGTTTCCCGTCTACGGCGCGCCGGGCCTGTGAGCGCCCCCGGGCCGCCGAAACGGGAGGGGACCGGCGCGTCCGGCGAGGTTCCCCGGCAGACTACAGACGTGCGTATCGTTATCGCTCCCGACAAGTTCGCAGGCACTCTCACCGCGCTGGAGGCGGCCGAGGCCGTCGCCGAAGGCTGGCGCTCCGTCGACCCCGCGGCCGAGTGCACCCTGCTTCCCCTGTCCGACGGCGGTCCCGGGTTCGTGGAGGTGCTCCACACCGCCCTGGGCGGCACCCTCGTGCCCGCCGAGGTGACCGGCCCCCTGGGCGAACCGGTGGCGGCCCGGTTCCTCCTCGTGGACCGCACCGCCTACGTGGAGAGCGCGCAGGCGTGCGGCCTCCACCGGGTCCCCCCGGACCGGCGCGACCCCGGCGCCACCTCCACCCACGGGGTCGGCGAGCTGATCGCCCGGGCCGTCGACCACGGGGCCCGCACCGTGGTGGTCGGCATGGGCGGCAGTTCGACCAACGACGGCGGCGCCGGAATGCTCGCCGCCCTGGGCGCCGCCCCCGCCGGGACGCTGCGCGGCGGAGGAGCGGCGCTGGCCGACCTGGACGCCCCCGTGGACCTGGCCGCCGCCCGCGAACGGGTCCGCGGAGTCCGCCTGGTCGCGGCCACCGACGTGGACAACCCGCTGCTCGGCGAGCACGGAGCCAGCGCCGTCTTCGGCCCGCAGAAGGGCGCCGACGCCGAGCAGGTGCGGTTCCTGGACGCCGCACTCGCCCGCTTCGCCGAGGCCGCCGACCCCGACGGACGGCTGCGCCGGGTCCCCGGATCGGGCGCGGCGGGCGGTCTGGGCTACGGGCTGCTGCTGCTCGGCGGCACGGTCGAGTCGGGCGTCAGTCTGGTGCTCGACGCGGTCGGCCTCGACGAGCTCGCCGCCTCCGCCGACGTCGTCGTCACCGGGGAGGGCTCCTTCGACTCCCAGTCCCTGCGGGGCAAGCTTCCGCACGGAGTGGCCCGCACCGCGGCCCGGCACGGCGTTCCCTGCCTGGTGCTGGCCGGGCGGGTCGCGGTGGACGGGGCCGAGGCCGCGGCGGCGGGCGTCACCGCCGCCCACTCCCTGGTCGAGTCCGCCGGATCGGTCCAGGCCGCGGTGGAGCGCTCCGGTCCGGAGCTGCGGGCGCTCGCCGCCCGGGTGGCGAGCGACTGGAAGCGCTGAGCCGGTGGCCGTCCGGCGCCGCCGAGGCGGACGCGACCGCGCGGCCGGACGCACGTCAGCGGGGCCGGCGGATGGCGACGGCCCGCCCGACGACCTACTCTGAGGATTGAGCACCAGATGGAATGCCGGAACGAACGCTGACGTTGACACGTCAGGAACCGACGGGTCGCCTGTGGCGGCGGCCACCCCGTTTTGGAGGAATTCGCACATGACGGCTCAGACTGACGCCACCACGCAGGGGGTCACCCTGACCGACGCGGCGGTGGAGAAGGTCAAGACGCTGCTGGCCCAGGAGGGCCGCACCGATCTGCGACTGCGCCTGGGTGTGGCGCCCGGCGGCTGCTCGGGACTGCGCTACCAGCTCTACTTCGACGACCGTCAGCTCGACGGAGACATCGTGACCGACCACAACGGGGTCGAACTCGCCGTCGACCGTCAGAGCATTCTCTACCTCATGGGCGCCACCATCGACTTCGTCGACACCATCGAGAAGCAGGGCTTCACGATCGACAACCCCAGCGCGCAGAGCTCCTGCGCCTGCGGCGACTCCTTCCACTGAGTCGACCGAGGCCCGCACCGCGCGCCGCTTCGGGGCCCGTCCGGAACGTCTCCGGACGGGCCCCGCCTTTTCGCCGGCCCGGCCGCGCGGCCGCGGCGTCCCCGCGGCGCTGGATACAGTTGTGCCGTTCCCACCCGTCTTCGACCCCGAGGAGCCCGCCGCCGTGCGCATCGCGGTTACCGGATCAATCGCCACCGACCATCTGATGACCTTCGAGGGCCGGTTCGCCGAACAGCTCATCGCCGACCAGCTGGCGCAGGTCTCCCTGTCCTTCCTCGTCGACGAACTGGAGGTGCGCAGGGGAGGGGTCGCGGCCAACATCAGCTTCGGTCTGGGCTGCCTGGGGCTCAACCCCGTCCTGGTCGGCGCGGTCGGCCCGGACTTCGCCGAGTACTCCGCCTGGCTGGAGCGCCACGGTGTGGACGTCTCGGGCGTGCACGTCTCCGAGATGCGGCACACCGCGCGGTTCGTGTGCACCACCGACCGGGACCACAACCAGATCGCCTCCTTCTACGCCGGGGCGATGACGGAGGCGCGCAACATCGAACTGTGGCCGCTCGTCCAGCGGGTGGGCGGTCTCGACCTGGTCCTGGTCGGCGCCAACGACCCCGAGGCGATGGTCCGGCACAGCGAGGAGTGCCGTGTCCGGGGGGTGAGCTTCGCCGCGGACCCCTCCCAGCAGCTCGCCCGCATGGAGGGACCCCAGGTGCGCTCCCTCATCGAGGGCGCCGAGTACCTGTTCGCCAACGAGTACGAGAAGGCGCTGGCCGAGCAGAAGACCGGCTGGAACGACACCGAGATCCTCTCCCGGGTGAGGACCCGGGTGACCACACTGGGCGCCAAGGGGGTGCGCGTCGACCGCGCCGGGGAACCCACGCTGCACGTGCCCGCCGCCCACGTCGAGAACCCGGCGGACCCCACCGGGGTCGGTGACGCCTTCCGCGCCGGGTTCCTGGCGGCCGTCGCCTGGGGCCTGGAACTGGACCGCTGCGCCCAGGTCGGCAACGCCGCGGCCGTGCACTGCCTGGAGGTGAGCGGTCCGCAGGAGTACCGGCTGACCGCCGCCAGCCTCCTGGACCGGCTGGCCCGCTCCTACGGCGACGACGCGGCGGCCGAGGTCGCCGACCGGATGCCCTGATCCGGGACCGGCCGAGGCCGTGGTCGGGGCACCGCCGAATCCCGCGTAGAGTAGATGTCCGACCCTCGTGTCCGGGCATCTCGGCGCCGACCTCTTCTGGTCCGCGCGCTCGGCATGAAACCGCCCGGGCGCTGAGACGCGTGCCGGGATCACCGCCAACGCCGCCGCGACGGGGTCACCGCGGCGGTGGGGAACGGACCCGTCCGACAGCCCGGACGGGCAGGGCCTCACGTGAGCCTCCCAGATCTAGGCGAGCCTTACCTGGGATTCCCGCTCTGTCTGAGAACCGAAAACGGAGGACTTGAATGCGCTACACCGGACCGAAGGTGCGGTTGTCCCGGCGCGCCGGTACCCCGCTGACCCGTAAGGCGGTCAGCTACTTCGAGAAGCGGCCCTACCCCCCGGGTGAGCACGGCCGCCGCGTGCGCCGCTCCACCAGCGACTACGCCGTCCGCCAGGCCGAGAAGCAGAAGCTGCGCTGGTACTACGACCTGTCGGAGAAGCAGCTCGCCCGCGTCTACGAGAACGCCAAGAAGCGGCCGGGGCGCACCGGTGAGGAGATGATCGCCGAGCTGGAGCTGCGCCTGATGACGGTGCTGATGCGCGCGGGCTTCGCCGCCTCGATCTACGCCGCCCGCCAGTTCATCAACCACGGCCACATCACCGTGGACGGCAAGAAGGTGGACATCCCGTCCTACCAGGTCAAGCCGGGACAGATCATCGGCGTGCGGGAGAAGTCGCGCACCATGGTCCCGTTCGTGGAGGCCGCCGAGGGCGTGCACGCCGACGAGAGGATCGCCGGCTACCTCGCCGTCAGCCACAGGGATCTGCGGATCGCCGTGGTGGACCGGCCCAAGCGCGAGCAGGTGCCGGTGCCCTTCGACGAGAACCTCATCGTCGAGTACTACGCCCGCTGATCCACGCGTGAAGCGTCAGGGCCGCACGATCTCCCCGCGAGAGGTGCGGCCCTCGTCGTCGCGGCGGCCGGTGCGGTGGTCCCGCCGGTCAGTACATGCGCCGCACATGGAAGGCGCTGCCCCGGCCGAGCGGGACCTCGGCGACGAAGGTGTGCCGCTTCATGCGGCACCAGGCCGGGATGTCGGTCCGTGCCGCCGGGTCGTCGGCGGTCACCGCGATCACCGATCCGATCGGCACCTCGCGCAGTCGTCCGGCGAGCATGATGATCGGCACGGGGCACTTGCGGCCGATCGCGTCGATGGTCAGCAGCGGCTGCTCCAGCACCGAGACTCCTTGTCCAATGGGGGTGTGTCCTAATCTTTACCCCGGTGGGCGGCTAAAAGGCACCCGGTGAAGGACCTCGCGGACACAGCGATAATCTCCCCTTAGCCAGTCCTGCGGTCCCCGGGGCTGCCGAGGTTACGGTCAGGGCTGCACCCTCACAACGGACGCCGCGCAACACGCTGACCAGCGATCCCCGGAGTCGGGAGGCTGGGGCGTTCGCGATAATGTTTCCGCTTGACAGGCTTTTGACATACGACCCGCCCGCACACACGGTGCGGCATCACCGCTGGGAAGGCAATCCGTGAGTCCGACCCGCCATAGGAATCGGCGCCACGCGCTGCGCCGATGGGCACCACGCGGCGCCATGCTCGCCGCGCTGGCTGTGGCCGCGACCGGCTGCGCGTCGAACGAGTTCACTCGTCTGGGGCTGCCGGAGCCGATCACCGAGCAGGGGGAGCGTGTCCTCACGCTCTGGCAAGGCTCGTGGGTGGCGGCGTTCGCGGTCGGCATTCTCGTCTGGGGGCTGATCATCTGGTCGGTGATCGCCTACCGCAAGCGCTCCGAGCAGCTTCCGCCGCAGGTGCGCTACAACATGCCCATCGAGGCGCTCTACACAGTTCTGCCCGTCATCGTCATCTCGGTGCTGTTCTACTTCACGGCCCGGGACCAGACCTACCTGCTGGAGACCGACGAGCCCGCCGACGTGAACGTCGACGTGAACGCGTTCCAGTGGAGCTGGCAGTTCACGTACGAGGAGGAGATCGACGCCAACGGCAACCCGGTCTCCGTCGCCGGCGTCCCGTCGACCAGCAAGGACGAGCTGCCGGTCCTGGTGCTGCCGAGCGACAGCGTCGTGCACTTCGACCTGGCGGCCCCGGACGTCATCCACTCGTTCTGGATCCCGGCGTTCGCGTTCAAGATGGACGCCATCCCGGGCCACCCCAACGAGTTCCAGGTCAAGATCCAGGACGGGACCGAGGGCGACTACGAGGGCCGCTGCGCGGAGCTGTGCGGTTACGACCACTCCCGCATGCTGTTCATCCTCCGGGTGGTCAGCCCGGAGGAGTACCAGACCTGGATCGAGGAGCAGAAGGCCAACCCCCCGGAGCTGCCCGCGATTCCCGAACTGGAGGAGGACACTCCGGCCCCCGACCCGGCCCTGGGCGACGTGAGTGAGGAGGGGGGCGGAACCGACACCGGTGACGCGCCCGACGAAGAGGATGGTCAGTGATGACGACGACGGCTGATACTCCGACGACCGCCGGGAAGTCCGCCGCGCCGCGACGGACGCCCTCCCAGGGCGCCAAGATCGTCAACTGGTTGACGTCGACCGACCACAAGGTCATCGGGTACATGTACCTGATCACCTCGTTCGGCTTCTTCGTCGTCGGCGGCATCATGGCGCTGCTGATCCGCGCCGAGCTGATGTTCCCCGGCATGCAGCTGATGAACAACGAGACCTACAACCAGTTGTTCACCATGCACGGCACGGTGATGCTGCTGCTGTTCGCGACCCCGCTGTTCGTCGGCTTCGCCAACGTCCTGGTGCCGCTGCAGATCGGCGCGCCCGACGTCGCCTTCCCCCGGCTCAACCAGTTCGGGTACTACCTGTTCCTGTTCGGTGGTCTGATCGTGCTGGCCGGGTTCATGACCCCCGGCGGCGCGGCGAGCTTCGGCTGGTTCGCCTACGTCCCGCTGTCGGACGCGGTGCGCTCGCCCGGACTCGGCGGCGACCTGTGGATCATGGGGCTGGCCGTCGGTGGTCTGGGCACCATCCTCGGCGCGGTCAACTTCATCACCACCATCCTGTGCATGCGCGCCCCCGGCATGACCATGTTCCGCATGCCGATCTTCACCTGGAACGTGGCGCTGACCAGCATCCTGGTGCTGATCGCCTTCCCGGTGCTCACCGGCGCCTTCGTGGGGCTGGCCGCCGACCGCGTCGTCGGAGCCCAGGTCTTCAACCCCGAGCACGGCGGTGCGCTGCTGTGGCAGCACCTGTTCTGGTTCTTCGGCCACCCGGAGGTCTACATCATCGCGCTGCCGTTCTTCGGCATCGCGACCGAGATCCTGCCGGTGTTCAGCCGCAAGCCGATCTTCGGCTACAAGAGCCTGGTCGGCGCGACCATCGCGATCACCGGGCTGTCGGTGACGGTGTGGGCGCACCACATGTTCCCCACCGGCGCGGTGCTGCTGCCGTTCTTCTCGTTCATGTCGTTCCTGATCGCGGTGCCCACCGGCGTGAAGTTCTTCAACTGGATCGGCACCATGTGGCGCGGCCAGCTCACCTTCGAGTCGCCGATGCTGTTCGTCATCGGCTTCCTGGTCACCTTCCTGTTCGGCGGGTTGACCGGTGTGCTCCTGGCCTCCCCGCCGCTGGACTTCCACGTCACCGACTCCTACTTCGTGGTGGCCCACTTCCACTACGTGGTGTTCGGCACCGTGGTGTTCGCGATGTTCGCGGGCTTCTACTTCTGGTGGCCCAAGTTCACCGGGAAGATGCTCAACGAGGCGCTGGCCAAGTGGCACTTCTGGACGCTGTTCGTCGGCTTCCACGGCACCTTCCTGGTCCAGCACTGGCTGGGCGCCGAGGGCATGCCGCGCCGCTACGCCGACTACCTGCCCGGCGACGGCTTCACCCTGCTCAACCAGATCTCCACGGTCTCCTCGTTCGTGCTGGGAGCCTCCACCCTGTTCTTCCTCTGGAACGTCTGGTACACCGCCCGGCACGGAAAGAAGGTCACCGTGGACGACCCGTGGGGCTACGGCAGTTCCCTGGAGTGGGCGACCTCGTGCCCGCCGCCGCGGCACAACTTCACCTCGCTGCCGCGCATCCGTTCCGAACGCCCCGCGTTCGACCTGCACCACCCCTACGCGGCCCCCGGCGCCGCCCCGGCCAGCGCGAAGTAGAAGGGAAACACCATGCGAGTTCAGGCGCATCTGTTCATGGGCGTTTCCAGCTTCTTCGGCGGGGTCGCCGCCATCTACGCCCTCGCGAGCTGGTACGTCCTCGGAGAGGTGGAGTGGACCGGGACGGTCGCGCTCGCCATCGCGGTCGGCTTCGGCTGGATGGTCGGCTTCTGGCTGCTGCAGGCCACCCGGCGCAGTGAGCGCTACCACGGCCTGCCGCCGGAGGAGCGGATCGACGCCGAGGTCGACGAGGGCGCCGGCGAGTACGGCTTCTTCAGTCCGCACAGTTGGTGGCCGCTGTTCGTGGCCCTGGCGGTGGCGTTCACCGCCGTGGGCGTGGTGATCGGCTGGTGGATGACGATCATCGGAGCCCTCGCGCTCCTGCTGACCGTCATCGGCTGGGTCTTCGAGTACTATCGAGGCGAGTTCGAGCACTAGGCGGATCCGCAGAACACGCCGCGGG is a genomic window containing:
- the coxB gene encoding cytochrome c oxidase subunit II, with the translated sequence MPEPITEQGERVLTLWQGSWVAAFAVGILVWGLIIWSVIAYRKRSEQLPPQVRYNMPIEALYTVLPVIVISVLFYFTARDQTYLLETDEPADVNVDVNAFQWSWQFTYEEEIDANGNPVSVAGVPSTSKDELPVLVLPSDSVVHFDLAAPDVIHSFWIPAFAFKMDAIPGHPNEFQVKIQDGTEGDYEGRCAELCGYDHSRMLFILRVVSPEEYQTWIEEQKANPPELPAIPELEEDTPAPDPALGDVSEEGGGTDTGDAPDEEDGQ
- the pspAA gene encoding PspA-associated protein PspAA: MIVRIMGEGQLDLSEADLDVLNSFDRKLEEAIETGDEAVFRVALHDLLAKVREDGSPLPDDSLQPSQYILPPPDASMDEVRAMLGDEGLIPESL
- the htpX gene encoding zinc metalloprotease HtpX, producing MARDRFIPDRGLTTRMAVTMTLLGVVYVAFVIALVWVGMPWWLVILVVAGFAVVQYFASDRIAMVAMGAHEVTPRQEPELHAIVDRLCAMADMPKPRVAVARTDVPNAFATGHSRKSTVVCVTTGLRRRLDNVELEAVIAHELSHVAHRDVTVMTIAGFLGIVAGFLVQAGVRFAFIAGGGRGREGGPAPAVVALLVVAVSAVVWVLSFLLTRMLSRYRELSADRAAAHLTARPSALGSALTKITGDMARIPTRDLRQVEPFNAFFFTPALSGEGFSLSSLLSTHPPVEQRLSQLAEISRRLGREG
- the ctaD gene encoding cytochrome c oxidase subunit I; amino-acid sequence: MTTTADTPTTAGKSAAPRRTPSQGAKIVNWLTSTDHKVIGYMYLITSFGFFVVGGIMALLIRAELMFPGMQLMNNETYNQLFTMHGTVMLLLFATPLFVGFANVLVPLQIGAPDVAFPRLNQFGYYLFLFGGLIVLAGFMTPGGAASFGWFAYVPLSDAVRSPGLGGDLWIMGLAVGGLGTILGAVNFITTILCMRAPGMTMFRMPIFTWNVALTSILVLIAFPVLTGAFVGLAADRVVGAQVFNPEHGGALLWQHLFWFFGHPEVYIIALPFFGIATEILPVFSRKPIFGYKSLVGATIAITGLSVTVWAHHMFPTGAVLLPFFSFMSFLIAVPTGVKFFNWIGTMWRGQLTFESPMLFVIGFLVTFLFGGLTGVLLASPPLDFHVTDSYFVVAHFHYVVFGTVVFAMFAGFYFWWPKFTGKMLNEALAKWHFWTLFVGFHGTFLVQHWLGAEGMPRRYADYLPGDGFTLLNQISTVSSFVLGASTLFFLWNVWYTARHGKKVTVDDPWGYGSSLEWATSCPPPRHNFTSLPRIRSERPAFDLHHPYAAPGAAPASAK
- a CDS encoding carbohydrate kinase family protein, producing the protein MRIAVTGSIATDHLMTFEGRFAEQLIADQLAQVSLSFLVDELEVRRGGVAANISFGLGCLGLNPVLVGAVGPDFAEYSAWLERHGVDVSGVHVSEMRHTARFVCTTDRDHNQIASFYAGAMTEARNIELWPLVQRVGGLDLVLVGANDPEAMVRHSEECRVRGVSFAADPSQQLARMEGPQVRSLIEGAEYLFANEYEKALAEQKTGWNDTEILSRVRTRVTTLGAKGVRVDRAGEPTLHVPAAHVENPADPTGVGDAFRAGFLAAVAWGLELDRCAQVGNAAAVHCLEVSGPQEYRLTAASLLDRLARSYGDDAAAEVADRMP
- a CDS encoding sulfurtransferase TusA family protein, with the translated sequence MLEQPLLTIDAIGRKCPVPIIMLAGRLREVPIGSVIAVTADDPAARTDIPAWCRMKRHTFVAEVPLGRGSAFHVRRMY
- a CDS encoding cytochrome c oxidase subunit 4, with product MRVQAHLFMGVSSFFGGVAAIYALASWYVLGEVEWTGTVALAIAVGFGWMVGFWLLQATRRSERYHGLPPEERIDAEVDEGAGEYGFFSPHSWWPLFVALAVAFTAVGVVIGWWMTIIGALALLLTVIGWVFEYYRGEFEH
- the pspAB gene encoding PspA-associated protein PspAB yields the protein MGFLRALLGRSRPRRPNLDQLFALPSATVTLRAVAGLTPTGAASVAFRAAEGQAFAALQQEITDLLNADEGPEVEAARDEYGYTWLVVRAHSADDLTGLVTDLHAVNSSLESAGFGPSLLCSLVVFADPGGRRVALVYLYKRGTFYPFAPQGAHSRNNALELQVSAALGDELAMEPDKSRWFPVYGAPGL
- a CDS encoding HesB/IscA family protein — its product is MTAQTDATTQGVTLTDAAVEKVKTLLAQEGRTDLRLRLGVAPGGCSGLRYQLYFDDRQLDGDIVTDHNGVELAVDRQSILYLMGATIDFVDTIEKQGFTIDNPSAQSSCACGDSFH
- a CDS encoding glycerate kinase; this encodes MRIVIAPDKFAGTLTALEAAEAVAEGWRSVDPAAECTLLPLSDGGPGFVEVLHTALGGTLVPAEVTGPLGEPVAARFLLVDRTAYVESAQACGLHRVPPDRRDPGATSTHGVGELIARAVDHGARTVVVGMGGSSTNDGGAGMLAALGAAPAGTLRGGGAALADLDAPVDLAAARERVRGVRLVAATDVDNPLLGEHGASAVFGPQKGADAEQVRFLDAALARFAEAADPDGRLRRVPGSGAAGGLGYGLLLLGGTVESGVSLVLDAVGLDELAASADVVVTGEGSFDSQSLRGKLPHGVARTAARHGVPCLVLAGRVAVDGAEAAAAGVTAAHSLVESAGSVQAAVERSGPELRALAARVASDWKR
- the rpsD gene encoding 30S ribosomal protein S4, with product MRYTGPKVRLSRRAGTPLTRKAVSYFEKRPYPPGEHGRRVRRSTSDYAVRQAEKQKLRWYYDLSEKQLARVYENAKKRPGRTGEEMIAELELRLMTVLMRAGFAASIYAARQFINHGHITVDGKKVDIPSYQVKPGQIIGVREKSRTMVPFVEAAEGVHADERIAGYLAVSHRDLRIAVVDRPKREQVPVPFDENLIVEYYAR